In a single window of the Candidatus Nanopelagicales bacterium genome:
- the rsmH gene encoding 16S rRNA (cytosine(1402)-N(4))-methyltransferase RsmH, which yields MSGSFTHDPVLVGRIVELLAPAATDGGIVIDATVGLGGHSEALLASFPTITVVGVDRDPEALALASARLAGYGDRFVPFSSVFDDISGAVAAAGGNDAAAVLFDLGVSSLQLDSDARGFAYSRSTRLDMRMDPRSGVTAEDVVNDYSPGELEQVFALYGEERFARRIARRIATERQQRRITTTDQLSAICDAAIPAAARRKGHPAKRVFQGLRIEVNGELDALRLGLEHSVRTLRPNGRVAVLSYHSLEDRIVKRAFAAGARPPVPAGLPVIPDDARPFLRLLTRGAEQASDSEVRDNPRAASVRLRAVQRILPIPPTWTVAA from the coding sequence GTGTCGGGCTCATTCACCCACGATCCGGTCCTGGTGGGTCGGATCGTCGAGTTGCTCGCACCGGCTGCCACCGACGGCGGGATCGTCATCGACGCCACGGTCGGATTGGGCGGCCACAGCGAGGCGTTGTTGGCGAGTTTCCCCACGATCACCGTCGTGGGGGTCGACCGCGATCCCGAAGCGCTGGCGCTGGCATCGGCCCGGCTGGCCGGATACGGCGACCGTTTCGTGCCGTTCTCGTCGGTGTTCGACGACATCTCGGGCGCCGTTGCCGCGGCGGGGGGGAACGATGCGGCAGCTGTTCTGTTCGACCTCGGCGTGTCAAGCCTTCAGTTGGACAGTGATGCGAGGGGGTTCGCTTACAGTCGGAGCACCCGGTTGGACATGCGGATGGATCCGCGCAGCGGGGTCACGGCCGAGGACGTCGTGAATGACTACAGTCCCGGGGAGTTGGAACAAGTGTTCGCGCTGTATGGCGAGGAGCGGTTCGCGCGAAGGATCGCGCGTCGAATCGCCACTGAACGTCAGCAGCGGCGCATCACGACCACCGATCAACTCTCCGCCATCTGCGACGCTGCCATTCCCGCCGCGGCGCGACGCAAGGGGCACCCCGCCAAGCGGGTATTTCAGGGCCTGCGGATCGAGGTCAACGGCGAACTCGATGCGCTTCGGCTGGGCCTGGAGCATTCAGTCAGAACGTTGCGCCCCAACGGCCGGGTGGCTGTGCTGTCCTATCACTCGCTGGAAGACCGCATCGTCAAGCGCGCGTTCGCAGCCGGGGCACGTCCACCGGTACCCGCCGGACTGCCGGTGATCCCCGACGACGCACGCCCGTTCCTACGTCTACTCACCCGAGGAGCGGAGCAAGCCTCCGACTCCGAGGTTCGCGACAATCCCCGGGCGGCGTCCGTGCGGCTGAGAGCCGTCCAGCGGATTCTCCCGATCCCGCCGACGTGGACGGTCGCCGCATGA
- the murF gene encoding UDP-N-acetylmuramoyl-tripeptide--D-alanyl-D-alanine ligase, translating to MIPLTLAGVADAVSGTVAGTAASADDTSADDTVVTGVCADSRLVAPGDLFVAIPGERVDGHDYAAVAATAGARAVLGSRPSPSLPTVVVPDPVAALGELARSVVASLPNLTVIAVTGSSGKTSTKDLLATVANLRGPVVAPAGSMNTEVGLPVTALQCTPDTRTLVAEMGSRGPGHIEYLCHITPPDVAVVLNVGTAHLGEFGSREVIAAAKGEIVAALPAGGTAVLNADDPLVAAMATRTSATVRSFGLSAKADMRISELELDDLARPSFTLTFAGASARVDLRSSGEHNAHNAAAAALACCASGVALADVARALSDAEPASRWRMEVSTTAGGVTLVNDSYNANPDSMAAALKSLAEMGRRTSGRTFAVLGEMKELGAESLTAHDEIGRLAVRLNINALVVVGEGARPIHLGAAHEGSWNGESVWVADIPAAVAELSSRLHPGDIVLVKASRSVGLEAVAEQVDTL from the coding sequence ATGATCCCGCTCACCTTGGCCGGCGTCGCCGATGCCGTCTCCGGAACCGTGGCGGGCACCGCGGCGTCGGCGGACGACACGTCGGCAGATGACACGGTGGTCACCGGGGTTTGTGCGGACTCCCGGCTGGTTGCCCCCGGCGACCTTTTCGTGGCCATCCCCGGGGAGCGGGTCGATGGTCATGACTACGCCGCGGTGGCCGCAACGGCTGGTGCGCGGGCAGTTCTCGGCAGCAGACCGAGTCCGTCGCTGCCCACCGTCGTGGTCCCGGACCCGGTCGCTGCCCTGGGAGAACTCGCACGTTCCGTGGTCGCTTCCCTGCCCAACCTGACGGTGATCGCGGTGACCGGTTCGTCGGGTAAGACCTCCACCAAGGACCTGCTCGCCACGGTCGCGAACCTGCGGGGGCCGGTTGTTGCGCCGGCCGGATCCATGAATACGGAAGTTGGACTTCCCGTCACCGCACTGCAATGCACACCGGACACCCGCACCCTCGTCGCCGAGATGGGGTCCCGTGGTCCCGGTCATATCGAGTACTTGTGTCATATCACCCCGCCGGATGTCGCGGTCGTCCTCAACGTCGGCACCGCTCACCTGGGTGAGTTCGGTTCCCGCGAGGTGATCGCAGCCGCCAAGGGCGAGATCGTCGCCGCACTACCCGCTGGGGGAACGGCGGTTCTCAACGCCGACGACCCCCTCGTTGCCGCCATGGCCACGCGCACATCGGCAACCGTGCGGTCCTTCGGGCTGTCGGCGAAGGCGGACATGCGCATTTCGGAGCTGGAACTCGACGATTTGGCCCGGCCCTCCTTCACTTTGACGTTCGCGGGGGCATCGGCTCGGGTGGACCTCCGCAGCAGCGGGGAGCACAACGCTCACAACGCCGCTGCCGCCGCGCTGGCCTGCTGTGCGAGCGGGGTCGCATTAGCGGACGTGGCGCGTGCGCTGTCCGACGCCGAACCCGCCAGTCGGTGGCGCATGGAAGTGAGCACAACCGCCGGGGGCGTGACACTCGTCAACGATTCCTACAACGCCAACCCCGATTCCATGGCTGCTGCCCTGAAGTCCTTGGCCGAGATGGGGCGTCGCACTTCGGGCCGCACGTTCGCTGTACTCGGCGAGATGAAGGAACTCGGCGCCGAGTCGCTGACCGCCCACGATGAGATCGGCCGCCTGGCAGTCCGGCTCAACATCAACGCACTGGTGGTCGTCGGCGAGGGCGCTCGCCCGATCCATCTCGGTGCAGCCCACGAAGGATCTTGGAACGGCGAATCGGTGTGGGTCGCCGACATCCCGGCCGCTGTCGCCGAGTTGAGCAGCCGACTGCACCCGGGCGACATCGTCCTGGTGAAGGCCTCCCGCAGCGTCGGACTCGAGGCCGTCGCCGAGCAGGTGGACACGCTCTAG
- a CDS encoding UDP-N-acetylmuramoyl-L-alanyl-D-glutamate--2,6-diaminopimelate ligase — MPRNLLVAGITLDSRAVRPGDLYAALPGATTHGARFADQATDAGAAAILTDASGSQLCPDSPVPVIVVADPRAMLGDLSSWIYHQPAGDLLLIGVTGTNGKTTMTYLLAEALAAAGHTTGVIGTIGIKVGHQDLPSARTTPEAPDVHAALAVMREQGVTAVAMEVSSHALVLGRVAGLAFDVAVFTNLSQDHLDFHQDMADYFAAKRQLFEPGRSKRAVICVDDAWGRRLAESSEIPRVTYGRDEPADWSLVDLRVRRSGGWDAAARGPNLTVPVSSDLPGRFNQANVLGALAAAAGAGIDPQAAAAGLARCRGVPGRMEAVSAPEFAAFVDYAHTPEAVARAIGAVREFSSGKVIVALGCGGDRDPGKRPLMGTVAARGADIVIVTDDNPRSEDPAMIRQAVLEGAVRAESGAEISEIPDRAAAIRAAVDRAQPGDAVLILGKGHEQGQEVRGVVTPFDDRVVLASAITAGGAR; from the coding sequence GTGCCCAGGAACCTCCTGGTCGCGGGGATCACTCTCGACTCTCGTGCCGTGCGTCCTGGCGATCTTTACGCAGCGCTGCCCGGCGCGACAACCCACGGGGCCCGATTCGCCGATCAGGCCACCGACGCCGGCGCCGCGGCGATCCTCACCGATGCCTCGGGTTCCCAACTGTGCCCCGATAGCCCGGTCCCGGTGATTGTCGTCGCGGACCCGCGCGCAATGCTCGGGGACTTGTCCAGCTGGATCTACCACCAGCCCGCAGGCGACCTGTTGCTCATCGGGGTGACCGGCACCAACGGCAAGACCACCATGACCTATCTGCTCGCCGAAGCCTTGGCGGCGGCCGGTCACACGACCGGCGTGATCGGCACGATCGGTATCAAGGTCGGCCACCAGGATCTGCCCTCGGCCCGAACCACTCCCGAGGCTCCCGACGTGCACGCCGCTCTCGCCGTGATGCGGGAGCAAGGAGTCACTGCGGTGGCTATGGAGGTGAGCAGTCACGCATTGGTACTGGGCAGGGTCGCTGGGCTGGCATTCGACGTGGCGGTCTTCACCAACCTCAGCCAGGACCACCTCGACTTCCACCAGGACATGGCCGATTACTTCGCCGCGAAGCGGCAGTTGTTCGAACCGGGTCGCAGCAAGCGTGCGGTCATCTGTGTCGACGACGCATGGGGGCGCCGGCTCGCGGAGTCGAGCGAGATCCCTCGGGTCACGTATGGCCGCGACGAACCGGCCGACTGGAGTCTCGTCGACCTGCGCGTGCGACGAAGCGGCGGCTGGGACGCCGCCGCGAGAGGACCCAACCTGACGGTACCGGTGTCCTCCGACCTGCCCGGCCGGTTCAACCAGGCGAACGTGCTCGGGGCGTTGGCCGCCGCCGCCGGCGCCGGGATCGATCCGCAAGCAGCCGCTGCAGGCCTCGCGCGGTGCCGGGGTGTGCCGGGTCGGATGGAGGCGGTGTCGGCGCCCGAGTTTGCGGCATTCGTTGACTACGCTCATACCCCGGAGGCTGTGGCTCGAGCCATCGGCGCAGTACGCGAATTCAGCAGCGGCAAGGTGATCGTCGCGCTGGGGTGCGGCGGCGATCGGGATCCGGGCAAGCGGCCATTGATGGGCACAGTGGCGGCCCGGGGGGCCGACATCGTGATCGTCACTGACGACAACCCTCGATCGGAGGACCCGGCGATGATCAGGCAGGCAGTTCTCGAGGGTGCTGTACGGGCCGAATCCGGTGCCGAGATCAGTGAGATCCCCGACCGGGCGGCAGCAATCCGGGCAGCAGTGGACCGGGCCCAGCCAGGTGACGCCGTACTCATCCTCGGCAAAGGCCATGAGCAGGGGCAGGAAGTCCGCGGCGTCGTCACGCCGTTCGACGACCGCGTCGTCCTGGCGTCGGCCATCACCGCCGGAGGTGCCAGATGA
- the mraY gene encoding phospho-N-acetylmuramoyl-pentapeptide-transferase — protein MPLIILAGGISMLITLLGTPLLIRLLQKHGYSQAIRMSTDDIQYPEHTGKLGTPSMGGAAMIVAIVIAYSLVHLVFWTWPSVSGLLALWLVIGLGAVGFADDYLKIFRQRSTGIRARTKLIGQAFVALTFALAAVHFPDAQGFTPASQAVSIVRDTSLVLPLALFVLWVWFLITATTNGVNLTDGLDGLATGAALASFLAYTVITVWQFNQSCGAAVAANCYQVRDPLDLTVFASACAGACFGFLWWNTHPAAIFMGDTGSLALGGAIAGLAIMSRTELLLALTAGLFFIVTVSVILQVGSFKLTGKRVFRMAPLHHHFELRGWPEILIVVRFWIIQGLCMAAAVTIFFAEWVVPWSNQ, from the coding sequence GTGCCTTTGATCATCCTCGCCGGCGGGATCAGCATGCTGATCACGTTGCTCGGTACCCCACTTCTCATCAGGCTGCTGCAGAAACACGGGTACAGCCAAGCCATCCGGATGTCCACCGACGACATCCAATACCCCGAACACACGGGCAAACTCGGCACGCCGTCCATGGGTGGTGCGGCCATGATCGTGGCGATCGTGATCGCCTATTCCCTGGTCCACCTCGTGTTCTGGACGTGGCCGTCGGTGTCCGGCCTGCTCGCGCTGTGGCTGGTGATCGGCCTGGGAGCCGTGGGTTTCGCCGACGACTACCTCAAGATCTTCCGGCAGCGGTCCACCGGCATCCGGGCCCGCACCAAGCTGATCGGTCAGGCGTTCGTGGCCCTCACATTCGCTCTGGCAGCGGTGCACTTCCCTGATGCGCAGGGATTCACCCCTGCCTCCCAGGCAGTGTCGATCGTGCGCGACACCTCGTTGGTGTTGCCGTTGGCCTTGTTCGTGCTGTGGGTCTGGTTCCTCATCACGGCCACCACCAATGGCGTCAATCTGACCGACGGGCTCGACGGTCTGGCCACCGGTGCGGCGCTCGCGTCATTCCTGGCGTACACCGTCATCACCGTGTGGCAGTTCAATCAGTCGTGCGGTGCCGCTGTCGCGGCCAACTGCTACCAGGTCCGAGATCCCTTGGACCTCACCGTGTTCGCATCGGCGTGCGCCGGTGCCTGCTTCGGGTTCCTGTGGTGGAACACTCACCCAGCCGCCATCTTCATGGGAGACACCGGGTCGCTGGCCCTCGGCGGCGCCATCGCCGGCCTCGCCATCATGAGTCGTACCGAACTTCTGTTGGCTCTGACCGCGGGACTGTTCTTCATCGTCACGGTGTCCGTGATCCTTCAGGTCGGATCGTTCAAGCTCACGGGCAAGCGTGTGTTTCGGATGGCGCCCCTGCACCATCACTTCGAGCTGCGGGGCTGGCCCGAGATCCTCATCGTGGTGCGGTTCTGGATCATCCAGGGACTCTGCATGGCCGCAGCTGTGACGATCTTCTTCGCCGAATGGGTGGTGCCATGGTCGAACCAATGA
- a CDS encoding FtsW/RodA/SpoVE family cell cycle protein: protein MSETLQPDATWRDRLVSHPASIYYLLLGSTLFLLLLGLIMVWSSSAIESIRDTGGSTDLVVKQALFAGLGLVSMVVASRLPTATIRGLAWPAMGLALVLLVLVLIPGIGVAVHGQQNWIDLGGPFRLQPSEIAKLALVVVGCRHVDPQVPPHHRLADVADPGRARRWAANVPRHPRR, encoded by the coding sequence TTGAGCGAGACCCTGCAGCCGGACGCCACCTGGCGCGACCGCCTGGTGAGCCACCCGGCCAGCATCTACTACCTTCTGCTCGGTTCCACGCTGTTCCTGCTGCTGCTGGGCCTCATTATGGTCTGGTCGTCCTCGGCCATCGAGAGCATTCGAGACACCGGGGGCAGCACCGACCTCGTGGTCAAGCAGGCACTGTTCGCCGGGTTGGGTCTGGTGTCCATGGTCGTGGCGTCGCGGCTCCCGACGGCGACGATCCGGGGCCTGGCCTGGCCGGCCATGGGGCTCGCGCTCGTACTGCTCGTGCTGGTGTTGATCCCCGGCATCGGAGTGGCGGTGCACGGCCAACAGAACTGGATCGACCTGGGCGGGCCATTCCGGCTGCAACCCTCCGAGATCGCCAAACTGGCCCTGGTCGTTGTGGGGTGCCGACACGTTGACCCGCAAGTACCGCCCCATCACCGACTGGCCGACGTTGCTGATCCCGGTCGCGCCCGTCGGTGGGCTGCTAATGTTCCTCGTCACCCTCGAAGGTGA
- a CDS encoding glycosyltransferase produces the protein MPRRLGCPLRQVISDLDRDSQRLAAREFFGLAPDGPVLLVFGGSQGAASINGALAGSRDRLLASGIQILHAVGPRQGHAVEPRPGYHPLPFIDRMDLAYAAADLAVCRAGAMTCAEVAAVGLPCLYVPYPIGNGEQRLNAEPVVSAGGGIMIDDADLTAAVLGETASNLLSDPGRLAEMGRRAAGYGIRDGAARLADLVIHAAGGPR, from the coding sequence ATGCCTCGCCGGCTCGGGTGTCCGCTGCGGCAGGTCATCAGCGACCTCGACCGCGACTCGCAACGTCTCGCCGCGCGGGAGTTCTTCGGCCTGGCGCCGGATGGCCCGGTCCTCCTCGTGTTCGGTGGTTCCCAGGGCGCGGCGTCGATCAACGGGGCGCTCGCCGGCAGCCGCGATCGGCTCCTGGCCTCCGGGATCCAGATCCTGCATGCCGTAGGTCCGCGCCAGGGTCATGCCGTCGAACCCCGACCGGGGTATCACCCGCTGCCCTTCATCGACCGGATGGATCTCGCCTACGCGGCGGCGGACCTGGCCGTATGTCGCGCCGGAGCCATGACCTGCGCCGAGGTCGCGGCCGTTGGGCTGCCCTGCCTGTACGTGCCCTACCCGATCGGCAATGGGGAACAACGGCTCAACGCCGAGCCGGTGGTGTCCGCGGGAGGTGGCATCATGATCGATGACGCCGATCTGACCGCAGCGGTACTGGGGGAGACCGCCTCGAATCTGCTCAGCGACCCCGGTCGACTGGCTGAGATGGGCCGCCGCGCTGCCGGCTATGGCATTCGCGACGGAGCGGCGAGGTTGGCGGACCTGGTCATACACGCGGCGGGAGGACCCCGATGA
- a CDS encoding penicillin-binding protein 2 — protein MSAPTQQRPRTGGPGRPPANKPFALANSRRRIQVVIIGFAMVLSLFAARLVELQALKGPDLAEAALNQRILSQDIPATRGEITDVDGRPLATSIEVRDITADQTLVVDPAQTAAVLGPIIGMSPTELQPLLTGDARFTYLKKATEPQVWRNIQTWRSDPGNDPVVLQGIFSERRTIRDYPNGPLASNIIGFTNAEGHGAVGLESGLDRLLAGTPGSVTFEQAAGGTEIPTSDVQQIDPVPGSDVKLTIDSDLQWAAQQAVAAEVKASGSDFGTAVVLEVGTGRILAMATAPAFDPLDPDQVKPEEWANKPVTWAMEPGSTAKLMTLAAVLNEGKMKPRSRVSVPPSLFRGGQYFKDSHEHGGLQLTLAGVLAESSNIGTVLAAEKIGGKKLYEYLKAFGVGEPTGLDLPGEQTGYVPHPKEWSDTTFPTLAFGQGMSLTAIQIANATATIGNDGVPVQPRIIDSYTAPDGTTEQTSPVEGEPVVSPETAQTMQSMMQMVVGEGGTAKVAQVPGYLVGGKTGTAQRYDEECGCYSGYTASFLAMAPADDPQLVVGAWFDHPRNGYYGGEVAAPVVQKLMTAALANHNVPPTGGKRAKWPLTWGGTS, from the coding sequence ATGAGTGCCCCCACCCAGCAGCGGCCGCGCACCGGCGGCCCCGGGCGTCCACCCGCGAACAAGCCCTTCGCGTTGGCCAACTCCCGGCGCCGGATTCAAGTCGTCATCATCGGTTTCGCCATGGTGCTCAGCCTGTTCGCCGCTCGCCTCGTCGAGCTGCAGGCGCTCAAGGGCCCCGACCTCGCAGAGGCAGCGCTCAACCAGCGCATCCTGTCGCAGGACATCCCGGCGACTCGAGGCGAGATCACCGATGTGGACGGTCGCCCCCTCGCAACATCCATCGAGGTTCGTGACATCACGGCAGACCAGACATTGGTGGTCGACCCCGCTCAGACCGCCGCAGTACTCGGTCCGATCATCGGGATGTCACCGACCGAGTTGCAGCCGCTCCTCACCGGCGACGCCCGGTTCACCTACTTGAAGAAGGCCACCGAACCTCAGGTGTGGCGCAACATCCAGACATGGCGTTCCGATCCCGGCAACGACCCCGTGGTGCTGCAGGGGATTTTCTCCGAGCGCCGCACGATTCGCGACTACCCGAATGGCCCGCTGGCGTCGAACATCATCGGGTTCACCAATGCCGAAGGCCATGGCGCGGTGGGCCTCGAGTCCGGGCTCGACCGGCTCCTCGCCGGAACGCCGGGCAGCGTCACCTTCGAGCAGGCGGCCGGTGGCACCGAGATCCCCACATCTGACGTCCAGCAAATCGATCCGGTGCCCGGCAGCGACGTCAAACTCACCATTGACTCCGATCTGCAGTGGGCCGCCCAGCAAGCCGTTGCCGCCGAGGTCAAGGCATCCGGATCCGACTTCGGCACCGCAGTCGTTCTCGAAGTCGGTACGGGCCGCATCCTCGCCATGGCCACAGCGCCGGCCTTCGACCCCTTGGATCCCGATCAGGTCAAACCAGAGGAATGGGCGAACAAGCCGGTCACATGGGCCATGGAGCCGGGATCCACCGCGAAGCTCATGACGTTGGCGGCGGTCCTGAACGAGGGCAAGATGAAGCCCCGGTCCCGGGTGTCGGTGCCGCCTTCGCTGTTCCGCGGTGGCCAGTACTTCAAGGACTCGCACGAACACGGTGGACTGCAGCTGACCTTGGCGGGTGTGCTCGCGGAATCCAGCAACATCGGGACTGTCCTCGCCGCCGAGAAGATCGGTGGCAAGAAGCTCTACGAGTACCTCAAGGCGTTCGGGGTCGGCGAACCCACCGGACTCGATCTGCCGGGGGAGCAGACAGGTTACGTGCCCCACCCCAAGGAATGGTCCGACACGACGTTCCCGACCCTCGCGTTCGGCCAGGGCATGTCCCTGACGGCGATCCAGATCGCCAATGCCACCGCTACGATCGGCAACGATGGTGTGCCCGTGCAACCACGCATCATCGACAGCTACACCGCCCCCGACGGCACCACCGAGCAGACCAGCCCCGTCGAAGGGGAGCCGGTCGTCTCGCCCGAGACCGCCCAGACCATGCAGAGCATGATGCAGATGGTCGTCGGCGAGGGCGGTACCGCCAAGGTCGCTCAGGTGCCCGGATACCTGGTGGGCGGCAAGACCGGAACCGCGCAGCGCTACGACGAGGAATGTGGCTGCTACAGCGGGTACACCGCCAGCTTCTTGGCCATGGCACCGGCGGATGATCCCCAACTCGTGGTGGGTGCCTGGTTCGACCACCCCCGCAACGGCTACTACGGCGGCGAAGTAGCGGCCCCGGTCGTCCAGAAACTCATGACCGCCGCGCTCGCCAACCACAATGTCCCCCCCACTGGGGGCAAGCGGGCCAAGTGGCCGCTGACCTGGGGTGGGACGTCCTGA
- a CDS encoding FtsW/RodA/SpoVE family cell cycle protein, whose translation MTRKYRPITDWPTLLIPVAPVGGLLMFLVTLEGDFGNAMILGFILLGLFFAVGAPLRLFAAFGALGVVAVVFASFAAEYRVRRWTAFLDPNADELDGAWQVTQGTYALGTGGWFGTGIGGSREKWGSLPAAHTDFIFPVIGEELGMVGTFSVLALFAVLVFAILRLAKESPDRFVRLLAAGTGTWLIIQVVTNVGAALKMLPITGVTLPMVSYGGSSLIPLLIAIGLLLGAARRHPARLRQYHEEVAQQTAGSIR comes from the coding sequence TTGACCCGCAAGTACCGCCCCATCACCGACTGGCCGACGTTGCTGATCCCGGTCGCGCCCGTCGGTGGGCTGCTAATGTTCCTCGTCACCCTCGAAGGTGACTTCGGCAACGCCATGATTCTGGGCTTCATCCTGCTGGGACTGTTCTTCGCGGTTGGTGCTCCACTGCGCTTGTTCGCGGCGTTTGGCGCCCTCGGTGTCGTTGCTGTCGTCTTCGCCTCGTTCGCCGCTGAGTACCGGGTCCGGCGTTGGACCGCTTTCCTGGACCCCAACGCCGACGAACTCGACGGTGCCTGGCAGGTCACACAGGGCACCTACGCCCTGGGGACGGGCGGCTGGTTCGGCACCGGAATCGGCGGATCCCGCGAGAAGTGGGGCAGTCTGCCTGCCGCCCACACCGACTTCATCTTCCCGGTCATCGGCGAGGAACTCGGCATGGTGGGCACGTTCTCGGTTCTTGCCCTGTTCGCCGTCCTGGTGTTCGCGATCCTGCGCCTGGCGAAGGAGTCACCCGACCGCTTCGTACGGCTCTTGGCTGCCGGCACCGGTACCTGGCTGATCATCCAGGTCGTCACCAACGTCGGCGCCGCGTTGAAGATGCTGCCCATCACGGGCGTCACCTTGCCGATGGTGTCCTACGGGGGTTCGTCGTTGATCCCGCTGCTGATCGCCATCGGGCTGCTGCTCGGAGCCGCTCGTCGCCATCCTGCCCGACTGCGGCAGTACCACGAGGAAGTGGCCCAGCAGACCGCCGGATCCATCCGTTGA
- the murD gene encoding UDP-N-acetylmuramoyl-L-alanine--D-glutamate ligase, whose translation MVEPMKLDGLGRASDWSGIHVCVAGIRVAGAACVRALVALGADVVAVDAGASADHERWADELRSIGATVRLGDGDTLPTDLDLLVVSPGFPPTAPIIRSATAAGVTVWGELELAWRLRSAQAAPWLAITGTNGKTTATLMLESILRAAGQRAIAAANIGVSLVEAVMADDLDVIAVEVGAPQLPFWHSVSPLAAVCLNVAEDHIDHFGSFDAYTAAKARIYERCQVAAIYNCADQRTIAMVRDADVAPGCRAIGFTLGIPGPGELGVVEELLVDRAFGADRDTTAVELAVVDDVHPAAAHNVANALAAAALARAFGVSPEAIAAGLRSFTPAGHRIADVAEVRGVRYIDDSKATNTHAADTSLRSYESVVWIAGGLAKGQEFDELVAASRDRLRGCDPAGRRSCGHRRRIAATRPRGSRRCGRERADWGNGRGGGRRRRDGRAGGHRAAGTGVRVVGHVRQLCATW comes from the coding sequence ATGGTCGAACCAATGAAGCTGGACGGTCTCGGACGGGCCAGCGACTGGTCGGGTATCCACGTGTGCGTGGCCGGCATCCGGGTGGCAGGTGCGGCGTGTGTCCGGGCGTTGGTGGCGCTCGGGGCTGACGTCGTCGCTGTCGACGCGGGCGCTAGTGCGGACCACGAGCGTTGGGCGGACGAACTGCGCTCCATCGGCGCCACCGTCCGGCTGGGTGACGGCGACACGCTGCCGACAGACTTGGATCTGCTCGTCGTCTCGCCCGGCTTTCCCCCCACCGCGCCGATCATCCGCTCCGCTACTGCCGCCGGAGTCACCGTGTGGGGCGAACTGGAACTCGCCTGGCGGCTGCGGTCTGCGCAAGCGGCTCCATGGCTGGCCATCACGGGCACGAATGGTAAGACGACCGCGACGCTGATGCTCGAGTCGATCCTGCGGGCGGCCGGTCAGCGAGCCATCGCGGCGGCCAACATCGGGGTCTCTTTGGTCGAGGCCGTGATGGCCGACGATCTCGATGTCATCGCCGTCGAGGTCGGGGCGCCGCAGCTGCCCTTCTGGCACAGCGTGAGCCCGTTGGCGGCTGTCTGCCTCAACGTCGCTGAGGACCACATCGACCATTTCGGGTCGTTCGACGCCTACACCGCCGCCAAAGCCAGGATCTACGAGCGCTGTCAGGTGGCTGCGATCTACAACTGCGCCGACCAGCGCACGATCGCCATGGTGCGCGACGCCGATGTCGCGCCGGGATGCCGGGCCATCGGGTTCACGTTGGGGATCCCTGGTCCCGGTGAGTTGGGCGTCGTCGAGGAACTGCTGGTGGACCGCGCGTTCGGCGCCGATCGGGACACCACGGCGGTGGAACTGGCAGTTGTGGACGATGTCCATCCGGCTGCGGCGCACAATGTCGCCAACGCATTGGCGGCCGCCGCGCTCGCCCGCGCGTTCGGCGTATCCCCGGAGGCGATAGCCGCGGGGCTGCGTTCGTTCACCCCGGCCGGTCACCGCATTGCCGATGTGGCCGAGGTGCGAGGGGTGCGTTACATCGACGACTCAAAGGCCACCAATACCCACGCCGCGGACACGTCGCTGCGCTCCTATGAATCGGTGGTGTGGATCGCGGGCGGGTTGGCAAAGGGGCAGGAGTTCGACGAACTGGTGGCCGCCAGCCGGGACCGGTTGCGCGGCTGTGATCCTGCTGGGCGCCGATCGTGCGGTCATCGCCGGCGCATTGCAGCGACACGCCCCCGAGGTTCCCGTCGTTGTGGTCGCGAGCGCGCAGACTGGGGCAATGGCCGAGGTGGTGGCCGCCGCCGCCGCGATGGCCGAGCCGGGGGACACCGTGCTGCTGGCACCGGGGTGCGCGTCGTGGGACATGTTCGTCAGCTATGCGCAACGTGGTGA
- the mraZ gene encoding division/cell wall cluster transcriptional repressor MraZ, which yields MLLGTHAPRLDDKGRLVLPAKFRDELAAGIVLTKGQDRCVVLWPEQEFARYAERLNEASRSNASVRSYLRVLFSGAFDQVPDKQGRISLPQPLRDYADLERDVVIAGNGSTAEIWNGPAWEHYLAAQEESFSDLGEEVVPGIF from the coding sequence ATGCTGTTGGGCACTCACGCGCCTCGGCTGGACGACAAGGGTCGGCTGGTGTTGCCCGCCAAGTTCCGCGACGAACTCGCGGCGGGGATCGTCCTTACCAAAGGTCAGGACCGCTGTGTCGTGTTGTGGCCCGAGCAGGAGTTCGCGCGCTACGCCGAACGCCTCAACGAAGCATCACGATCCAACGCCTCGGTGCGCTCGTACCTACGGGTGCTGTTCTCCGGAGCTTTCGACCAGGTCCCGGACAAGCAGGGGCGCATCAGCTTGCCCCAGCCATTGCGCGACTACGCGGACCTGGAGCGCGATGTGGTGATCGCCGGCAACGGCAGTACAGCAGAGATCTGGAACGGCCCGGCTTGGGAGCACTACCTGGCCGCCCAGGAGGAGTCCTTCTCGGACCTTGGCGAGGAGGTGGTCCCGGGCATCTTCTGA